One Rosa chinensis cultivar Old Blush chromosome 5, RchiOBHm-V2, whole genome shotgun sequence genomic region harbors:
- the LOC112165836 gene encoding eukaryotic translation initiation factor 3 subunit G, whose product MALVRPGSANQPAKIRWGELDEDDGEDLDFLLPPKQVIGPDENGIKKVIEYKFNDEGNKVKITTITRTRKLANARLSKRAVERRSWPKFGDAVHEDVGARLTMVSTEEILLERPRALGTKAEEPKNAGDSLAQLGKGGTSLKLCRVCGKKGDHWSAQCPYKDLAPQTGAFSDKAPTSDATTAVPGSGKSTYVPPGLRAGAERTGSDMRRRNDENSVRVTNLSEDTREPDLLELFRPFGAVSRVYVALDKDTQVSRGFGFVNFVNREDAQRAINKLNGYGYDNLILRVEWATPRAN is encoded by the exons ATGGCTCTAGTGCGACCAGGCTCAGCGAACCAACCGGCGAAGATCCGATGGGGCGAGCTCGACGAGGACGACGGCGAGGACCTCGACTTCCTCCTGCCGCCGAAGCAGGTGATTGGCCCGGACGAGAACGGGATCAAGAAGGTGATTGAGTACAAATTCAACGACGAGGGCAATAAGGTCAAGATCACCACCATCACTCGAACCCGGAAACTCGCCAATGCTAGGCTCAGCAAGCGCGCCGTCGAGCGCCGCTCCTGGCCCAAATTCGGCGACGCCGTTCATGAGGACGTCGGCGCCAGGCTCACCATGGTCTCCACTGAAGAGATCCTCCTCGAACGCCCTAGGGCTCTTG GCACCAAGGCAGAAGAACCAAAGAATGCAGGAGACTCTTTGGCACAACTTGGCAAAGGAGGTACTAGCCTCAAGCTTTGTAGGGTATGTGGTAAGAAGGGTGACCACTGGAGTGCACAGTGCCCATACAAAGATCTTGCCCCACAGACGGGAGCGTTTAGTGACAAGGCTCCTACATCAGATGCAACAACTGCAGTTCCTGGCTCTGGCAAGAGTACATATGTTCCTCCAGGCTTAAGAGCAGGAGCAGAGAGGACTGGTTCTGATATGAGACGAAGGAATGATGAGAATTCTGTTCGTGTCACCAACCTTTCTGAGGATACACGGGAGCCTGATTTGCTGGAACTTTTCAGGCCTTTTGGTGCTGTTAGCCGTGTTTATGTCGCTCTTGATAAAGACACCCAAGTTAGCAGAGGATTTGGTTTTGTTAACTTTGTGAACAGGGAAGATGCCCAAAGAGCTATCAACAAACTGAATGGTTATGGTTATGATAATCTCATCCTCCGTGTTGAATGGGCCACACCCAGGGCGAATTAG
- the LOC112166193 gene encoding eukaryotic translation initiation factor 3 subunit G: protein MKSKKTICFCIPAWKPKEENDQEKPDDESLSSSRRRRSKRKGEHVVSTAHNNDHGEGNTGTAHEIRQAKARWGELDEDDGDDLDFLLLPPKEVIGPNENGVKKVIEYKFNEEGKKVKITTTVRTRKVAKARLSKQAAERRSWAKFGEAVNENVGESRTLVSTEEIQLERPKAPGSSKAAKPEPLAPKNNATYIKCRYCKGEHWTSSCPHKDLFQDTEVSEVPVSDNQTPGASKTTYVPPGLRPRADKTEVRPRRDENSVRVTNLSEDTREPDLRELFLPFGEVSRVYVALDKETQVSRGFGFVNFLRREDAQKAINKLNGYGYDNLILSVEWAAPRPN, encoded by the exons AtgaagagcaagaaaaccatCTGCTTCTGCATCCCAGCCTGGAAACCCAAAGAAGAGAATGATCAAGAGAAGCCCGATGACGAATCCCTTTCCAGCTCTCGTCGGCGGCGGAGCAAGAGAAAAGGAGAGCACGTCGTCTCAACGGCTCATAATAATGATCATGGTGAAGGCAACACAG GAACAGCTCATGAGATCCGACAGGCGAAGGCCCGGTGGGGAGAGCTTGATGAGGACGACGGAGACGACCTGGACTTCCTTTTGCTGCCGCCGAAGGAGGTGATCGGGCCCAACGAGAACGGCGTCAAGAAGGTGATTGAGTACAAGTTCAATGAGGAGGGCAAAAAGGTCAAGATCACTACTACGGTTAGGACTCGGAAAGTCGCCAAAGCTCGGCTCAGTAAGCAGGCCGCGGAGCGCCGCTCGTGGGCCAAATTCGGAGAGGCTGTCAATGAGAACGTCGGCGAAAGCCGGACCTTGGTCTCCACTGAAGAGATCCAACTTGAGCGCCCTAAGGCTCCTG GTAGTAGCAAGGCAGCAAAACCAGAACCTTTGGCCCCCAAAAACAATGCTACTTACATCAAATGCAGGTATTGTAAGGGTGAGCACTGGACTTCAAGTTGCCCGCACAAGGATCTTTTCCAAGATACCGAAGTATCTGAAGTACCTGTCTCAGATAACCAAACTCCAGGAGCCAGCAAGACTACATATGTTCCTCCAGGCTTGAGACCTAGGGCAGACAAAACTGAAGTTAGACCAAGAAGGGATGAAAATTCTGTGCGTGTCACCAACCTTTCAGAGGATACACGGGAGCCCGACTTGCGGGAACTTTTCCTGCCTTTTGGCGAAGTAAGCCGTGTTTATGTTGCTCTTGACAAAGAAACTCAAGTCAGCCGAGGATTTGGTTTTGTTAACTTTTTGAGGAGGGAAGATGCCCAGAAAGCCATCAACAAATTGAATGGATATGGTTACGACAATCTCATTCTTAGTGTTGAATGGGCCGCACCCAGGCCAAATTAG